The genomic window TCTGAACGAAATCCCGTTTTTTGCGGATCGAAACCCGTCATCCGAGAATATCGCCCGGTATTTGTTTGAGCGTCTGGCTGAAAAGTTCGATAATGACAAGCTCCGGTTATATAGGGTATCGGCTTGGGAATCCGACGATGCCTGTGCGACATTCATGCGTGAGTGAACTTATCTGGCCGATCTTGAAAAGGAGTGAGAACCATGGGAATTCTGAATACACAAGCCGAATGCCGCGGCGGTGATTTCATGCGACGGCGGCACATACAACTCTTGATCCTTCTCGTGGTTGTTTCGATCGTTGCGTTGGTGAGCGCGCCTTCCGCCCGGGCGGTGCAGCGCCAGACCCCGGAATCGGAACACGGGGCCGCCCCCGCGGCGCAGCTCGGCGTGGTTTCGGCGCCCGCGCCGGTCCAGGGACACGCTCCGGAACCGTCACATCCCGCTCCTGCCCCCAAGGAGGAGCATGCCGCGGCGCCGCAAGCCGCCCCGAGCCATGCCCCGGCACCCGTGGGCCAGGAAGGGCACGGAGCGGAAGCCAAAGGTGAGCACGCCGCCGAGCACGGCGCTGAGCACGGACCTGCGCTGCCCACCATATCGCCGATCGCGGGCGTGACTTTCGTGGACACCATGATCAACCTGATGGAAAACGAGCTCCACGGGCGTGTTCTTGGCTGGCGTCCCAACGATATCATCGTCGGCCGCTTCACGGACAACATCAACAACTACCAGTTGGGGGTCCTGGAGGCGATCCGGTTCACCACCCTGCGTCTGAAAGACAGCCTGACGCGCATGGGCGACGCCGATACCTACGATCCCGACCTCGAATATGCGTTGAACCTGTTCATGATCCGGGCGACCTCCTTCTGGTTTCCGACCGCGGAAGGGGAATACGACAAGGCCATCGAACATCTCCGGAACTTCCGGGCCAAGCTGGAAAAGGGCCAGCGCACCTTTTACTATCGCAAGGACAACCTCATTTCGCTGCTGTCCGTGTACAAGGACCTCCTGGGCAACGTGAACAAGACTCTGGTCGTTTCTCCCATCAGCTGGTTCCAGGCCGATGATTCGTTTTACTACGCCAAGGGCGTGGCCCACGTGTGCTACGAGATCCTCCGGGTCGTACGGGTCGGTTACCAGAAACAGCTGGCTTCGACCATGTACGGCATCGAGATGATGGACACGATCGTGCATGAGCTCTACCGGGTTGAGAATATAGATCCGTGGCTCATTCTTGACAGCGACCTCGGCAGTCTCCTCGCCAACCATCGCGCCAACATCAACGCGCCGCTCAGCGAGGCGACCCACCTGATGGGTATCCTCGCTCTGCTGTAGGACATTCCACCGAACGGGAGGGACGGTCTCGTACCGCCCCTCCCGCGCATTCCGCGTTCCGCCCGCTCCACGATATCCGGTCAGGATCTGTCCGACTCCGCCGCCAGGGCCTTCTGGTATTTTTCTTTGTGGGTCAGATACTCGGAATGGTCCGATTGGGCCTGCCGAAGCGCTTTCTCGATGGTATCCACCGCTTCCCTGTAACGCCCGTTCACATAATAGGCCTCTGCCAGGGTGTCCAGAATTACGGCGTCGGACCTCAATTCAGCCGCTTTGGCGGCGAGTTTGAGGGCGGCTTCGGGATTGTGGTGCGGAGGCGGGGAGGTCGCATAGAGCCAAGCGAGGTTGTTCATGAGGGAAGGATCGTCCGGCGAGAGGTGCAGGGCCTTCCGGAGCAGCCGCTCCGCTTCGCCGATCCTGCCGGCTTCGAGGAGCAGCCCGCCGTATGAGGCCAGAAGGTCGGGGTTCC from Syntrophobacter fumaroxidans MPOB includes these protein-coding regions:
- a CDS encoding DUF2333 family protein — protein: MGILNTQAECRGGDFMRRRHIQLLILLVVVSIVALVSAPSARAVQRQTPESEHGAAPAAQLGVVSAPAPVQGHAPEPSHPAPAPKEEHAAAPQAAPSHAPAPVGQEGHGAEAKGEHAAEHGAEHGPALPTISPIAGVTFVDTMINLMENELHGRVLGWRPNDIIVGRFTDNINNYQLGVLEAIRFTTLRLKDSLTRMGDADTYDPDLEYALNLFMIRATSFWFPTAEGEYDKAIEHLRNFRAKLEKGQRTFYYRKDNLISLLSVYKDLLGNVNKTLVVSPISWFQADDSFYYAKGVAHVCYEILRVVRVGYQKQLASTMYGIEMMDTIVHELYRVENIDPWLILDSDLGSLLANHRANINAPLSEATHLMGILALL